The Altererythrobacter sp. Root672 genome includes a window with the following:
- the fliD gene encoding flagellar filament capping protein FliD, protein MSSIVSTLGAGSGVDMVALANNLAQAQFALRTDRMKAKTELLSQQISSASTIKNMLSQLASAMGERVRVGDLSPQPSVANGSVATASSPSGTQGSGTYSLEVLSLASSQTLASPALASSTTVVGAGKLTLRFGATTASGFTEGTKAAVEIDIPSGATLTTIAAAINAKGAGVSAYVAQTSSGAQLVLKGPDGAQNGFVVEATETPGEEGLAALAWNPSAGGASSRLLATAGDASFKLDGLSMTSSSNTVTGIAPGLSLALTGTNAGSPTKITFSNPSSSITGAMQDLVDALNAIASDLKTATDPASGDLAGDPGARRLKQQLSKLAGEVVMPNGAEGTRTLSDLGLAIQRDGTFKLDTTRLQATLTRDPVGAAAMFTTGLYGVYSTIDKVARAATSASDPGSLGGSITRYQKLSSQITKDTAKLAEQQETLRANMVARFSKADTRISASKSTLTFLQGQIDAWNAGKD, encoded by the coding sequence ATGAGTTCCATCGTAAGCACGCTCGGCGCCGGCAGCGGCGTCGACATGGTGGCCCTGGCCAACAATCTGGCGCAGGCTCAGTTTGCCCTGCGCACCGACCGGATGAAGGCCAAGACTGAGCTGCTTTCCCAGCAGATCTCGTCCGCCTCCACGATCAAGAACATGCTCAGCCAGCTCGCGTCTGCCATGGGCGAACGCGTTCGCGTAGGCGACCTTTCGCCGCAGCCGAGCGTCGCCAACGGCAGCGTAGCCACCGCATCCAGCCCAAGCGGGACTCAGGGTTCGGGGACCTATTCGCTCGAGGTTCTCTCGCTCGCCAGCTCGCAGACTCTCGCCAGCCCCGCCCTCGCATCGAGCACGACCGTGGTCGGCGCCGGCAAGCTCACCTTGCGCTTCGGCGCCACGACCGCGTCGGGTTTCACCGAAGGCACCAAGGCGGCGGTCGAAATCGACATCCCCAGCGGCGCGACACTGACCACCATCGCCGCGGCCATCAACGCCAAGGGCGCGGGCGTCAGCGCCTATGTCGCGCAGACCAGCTCTGGCGCGCAGCTCGTGCTCAAGGGACCCGATGGGGCCCAGAACGGCTTCGTCGTCGAAGCGACCGAGACCCCGGGCGAGGAAGGTCTGGCCGCGCTCGCCTGGAACCCTTCGGCCGGTGGCGCTTCCTCCAGGCTGCTCGCCACGGCAGGCGATGCCTCGTTCAAGCTCGACGGCCTCAGCATGACCAGCTCCAGCAACACGGTCACGGGCATCGCCCCGGGATTGTCGCTGGCACTGACCGGCACGAACGCCGGATCGCCGACCAAGATCACCTTTTCCAATCCGTCCAGCAGCATCACCGGTGCGATGCAGGACCTCGTCGATGCGCTCAACGCCATTGCGAGCGACCTGAAGACGGCCACCGATCCCGCCTCCGGCGATCTCGCCGGCGATCCGGGCGCGCGCCGGCTCAAGCAGCAGCTTTCGAAGCTGGCAGGCGAAGTCGTGATGCCGAATGGAGCGGAAGGTACGAGGACCCTGTCAGACCTCGGCCTGGCCATTCAGCGCGACGGCACATTCAAGCTCGATACCACGCGCCTGCAGGCGACCCTGACACGCGATCCCGTGGGCGCGGCCGCCATGTTCACCACCGGCCTCTACGGCGTCTATTCGACGATCGACAAAGTTGCCCGCGCTGCCACCAGCGCGAGCGATCCCGGATCGCTCGGCGGGTCGATCACGCGGTACCAGAAGCTGTCGAGCCAGATCACCAAGGACACCGCCAAGCTGGCCGAACAGCAGGAAACCCTGCGCGCCAACATGGTCGCCCGCTTCTCCAAGGCCGACACGCGCATCAGCGCGTCCAAGTCGACCTTGACGTTCCTGCAGGGTCAGATTGACGCCTGGAACGCCGGGAAGGACTGA
- a CDS encoding flagellar biosynthesis protein FlhB has protein sequence MSESAGEKTFAPTEKRRRDAATKGDVLRSRELSTAAVMLFGAAWLAFAGPWLLGDMAEALRGGLTFDRDAIDNFSVGSTLISLLLSMFPPLASLAVPIILLTVVSQLGFSDGRWVGSNIAFKGSRINPLSGLKRMFGITGVIEMGKGLLKIALLGAIAFYWGSSWLETIAGMGKGNLSQQLQAGWGALISLLFALAAGLVAIALIDVPIQWIRRMQRLKMSHQDMRDENKEAEGSPEAKAMRRQRQREIAMGGVAPAMRDAQFVLTNPTHFSVAMTYDPTKASAPIVLAKGRGEKAMAMRELALELGVPMIELPQLARSIYFTTRENQTIREELYGALASVLAFVYSLKRGEQPGLPTIDVPIDLRFDADGRLGA, from the coding sequence ATGAGCGAGAGCGCCGGCGAAAAGACCTTTGCCCCAACCGAGAAGCGCCGCCGCGACGCCGCCACCAAGGGCGACGTCCTCCGCTCGCGCGAACTCTCGACCGCGGCCGTAATGCTGTTCGGTGCGGCGTGGCTGGCCTTTGCCGGGCCGTGGCTGCTCGGCGACATGGCCGAAGCCCTACGTGGCGGGCTGACGTTCGACCGAGACGCGATCGACAACTTCAGTGTCGGGTCGACGCTCATCTCGCTGCTGCTGTCGATGTTCCCACCGCTCGCCTCGCTGGCGGTGCCGATCATACTGCTCACGGTGGTCTCGCAGTTGGGCTTTTCCGACGGTCGCTGGGTCGGTTCCAACATCGCCTTCAAGGGCTCGCGCATCAATCCGCTGTCGGGCCTCAAGCGCATGTTCGGCATCACTGGGGTGATCGAGATGGGCAAGGGCCTGCTCAAGATCGCCCTGCTCGGCGCTATCGCGTTCTATTGGGGCAGCAGCTGGCTCGAAACCATCGCCGGAATGGGCAAAGGCAACCTGTCTCAACAGCTTCAGGCTGGCTGGGGGGCGCTCATCAGCCTGCTGTTCGCGCTGGCCGCCGGCCTGGTCGCGATCGCGCTGATCGACGTGCCGATCCAGTGGATCCGCCGCATGCAGCGCCTCAAGATGAGCCACCAGGACATGCGCGACGAAAACAAGGAGGCCGAAGGCTCGCCCGAGGCGAAGGCGATGCGCCGCCAGCGCCAGCGCGAGATCGCCATGGGCGGCGTCGCTCCGGCGATGCGCGATGCGCAGTTCGTCCTCACCAACCCGACCCACTTTAGCGTGGCGATGACTTACGATCCAACGAAAGCCTCGGCCCCGATCGTGCTGGCCAAGGGCCGCGGCGAAAAGGCCATGGCGATGCGCGAACTGGCGCTCGAACTCGGCGTACCGATGATCGAGCTGCCGCAGCTCGCCCGTTCGATCTATTTCACCACGCGCGAAAACCAGACCATCCGCGAAGAGCTCTACGGTGCCCTCGCCTCGGTCCTGGCATTCGTCTACTCGCTCAAACGCGGCGAACAGCCGGGCTTGCCGACGATCGACGTGCCAATCGACCTGCGCTTTGATGCGGACGGGCGGTTGGGGGCCTGA